The Choristoneura fumiferana chromosome Z, NRCan_CFum_1, whole genome shotgun sequence DNA window aacttttaatgttttttagttCTCAGCTATTAGTGTGGTGTAcctatactcgtatataaagCACCTATCAAGTCAATGTTACCGTCTTTATTTTAAAAGCGTACATAACTTAGGTTAAAAAAACACAGTATTTACCAATTTCTTTGCACCTAGTTAAtgtaaaaaagaagaaaatggacacaaaatacctacttttacCGCCCGGATAAAATTTTGTGTGTTGTACTTAATACTCCTACTACTACATTTTAATGGATTGAAATTTTGCCATTTAACTTAAAAACTGTCGAATGGTTCTTCCAATAATAAAAACCAGTGGCGGCATCGCTTTCATGAGGATGtcgaatgaaataaaatgacaatgatTTCTGATGGGTAGCTAGGTAGTATCCatttgaacattttaatttGAGTGGTGCCGTGTGGCTCGCCGCGGAATTTAGTGACGTGTTGTGTTCAACGGGCTTGGCACGCTAGGCGTccaattttcaattatttgacTTTGGTATCGATTCACAAAGGACTGGACCCTAAATATTACAAAGCCTACGCCGTCTGCCCTATGGGTAGCTCTATAATTAAAAAGCAATAAGTGGTTGTAATTTTaacagagtatttttttataaaataaacccacGATCGCACAGGAATAGGTAACTTGAATCAGAAAAAAGCGAGGTAAACGAATACAAAGACAAACCGCTGCAATAAGTCATGTCAATTAGATTTGAAAGTGAGGAACTTTTGCAGctgttaaaatataaacaatttaataaaataatctaatgGACGGAAGCAGCCAGACAGAAATAATTAGCAGAAATTTTCTTTCCTCCTCTTTAAAGCCCGCTAAGTGTTTTCTTAATTCAAAGAGACCCTTTGAATACTTAAAATttccttaaaatattttataaaactcTCCTTCATTTCAAGTAAGAAAGTAAAAGGTACTTTTTgacttcatattttttcatataatataatattattatattatattatataataatataatgggTGGGTGAATGGGTGTTATATTTAACACCCATTCGTTCGTACACAAAGTCGTTTCTTTGGTGTAAAAACACAACAGGAAAGTGTTGCCTAACTTTAGCTTTTTTAGctgtataaaaataacatcgaaaaAGTAGTTTATTCATATTTGGTGACAATTTAAGTATATTGGGAAATTTAGCCATACTGAGTAATTTTGCGATAAATGATTTGCATAATTCATCATCTATCGCAAACATCACAAGAAAATCGCGGGGACTGCCGTTTTTACTTAAATGCTACAcggtttttaaccgacttcaaaaaaggaggaggttatcaattcggatgtatttttttttttttaatgtttgttacctcagaactccgtcatttatgaaccgatttgaaaaaaaatttttgagttcgactaggaatgctttcaattaggtcccataagcagcaaattaggatctgatgatcggatcttaaggaaatcgagggaactcttcaaatattgtagggacacctatggtaatttggatatatttagcagtaactcgtgcatttgctctcgcaaatcataatttggtgaagtggaactgatgatgaagaccagatttgaccaacggaactactactatcaataacaagtatttcacgggttaaatttaaattatcatgattaatatacttacctagataagcgactaagaagaagctttaagttaatgattctttcgaactgatctgatgctgaagccagaaggtaggcaacggaactctgttataaaacaacgtaactaagtcgtgtttgagcttaatggaatcgttgtgagatgttctttggctacaaatcactaaaaagtgataaataataaaaaaaattaacaaaaaagtaaaaccgactacaaaaaaataaaaaaaataacaaaaaatggaaccgactacaaaacccttgaaaatatttttctaggtaagtaggtaggtacgtactagctcgaagtcggtgactcagcacgacccagcaggagggattgaaacccatagtatgtaggtgaggtagacgactattgtgaattgtcccactcctgctggctcgtgctgaggcaccgacttcgagctagtacgtacctacttacctagaaaaatattttcaagggttttgtagtcggttccattttttgttattttttttttttttgtagtcggttttacttttttgttaatttttttttttatcaaactacACTTACTGGTACTAAATGCCACCAGAGCCAAAATTAACTcaaccatcagccaaatatgtggtataccaccctaaagttgataatcgtttgcatgtcataaaacaataatgccaaatagacgtgtctatcaacttaaaagttcgactttagcgacatattcatttgttaggaactggtttaaaaattgatagaccacttatttggcggATGGTACATGGATGACAAAAGtttcaatttgtatagactacctagatttatctatttatttaattttactgcaCTGCAAAgatgtactatcagccaaatatgtggtccaccaccctaaagttgataatcgtttgcatgtcataaaacaataatgccaatagacgtgtctgtcaacttgaaagttcgactttagcgacatattcatttgataggaacttgtctaaaaattgatagaccacttatttggctgatggtacaagacTTACAAGAGACAAGCTGCGGtggtacttacctatataatGAGTACATGTATAATGTCATGTAGATTGGCTGCCTGTAGTTTATCATCGAGGCCGTTGGAATCATATTACTATTACGTTATAAGTATTGAATTCCGATACATCTAAGACGGATCGCAACCCCTCTCACCGAGTTCCCTAACTTAAGCATTTTTGTTCGGGGACCCTTGAAAGAACACTCGTTTACATTCGTATTCACACTTTTCACTTCACTTTCACGGCCACGTAAGCGCGTTTACGTCCTAtttattaaagtaggtacttaatttctTTGTGAAACTGGGCACAAGAATGTGGTCCAAATTAACTGTCAGTGATTTCATAGCAGGTGTTTGAGGGAAGAAAGAACCATCAGTCAAATGCGTGGTCTACCATCCtagagttgataatcgtttgcatgtcaaaaaacaataatgctacgtgtctgtcaacttgaaagttcgactttagcgacatattcatttgataggaacttgtttaaaaattaatagtcCACTGGTTTGGCTGATGATATCTAGTTATTGGCGAAAATGGTGAGTGATTGCGATACAGACATTAAACCTTAGTGCGGAGATCGAGATGATAGAGCATACTGCCGCGCCAAGCACTGCGCCCGGAGTTCCACTTTCGATACACCCttggtatttttaaattaaccctCAGAATCTTACTTACTTTACATTCGATTACTTTGACACCCGCATTTCTTGAACAGGAGAACCGTTTCTTGACGCATTTTAGTCATTTAGAATTTGTCTAAACGAAAAAGCACTAACATTTtaagtagtaaataaatataggtagagtcattcacgatgacgcgtgccgtggttcttattagaATGTCGttataatgtctaattttgataaaatcacgcttcttcgtggatggcactaggtatagttaGTTAAACACGTTACTAGTAGACAAAGATATTCTTCATCGCCGTCTTAAAATCTCCTTCGTATGTTAAGTACTAGCTTGGCACTTACTTGGCACTgcctatataaatatatagtcTACAACGATAAGGCTATTTTTGCACGAATTGGCCGAAACCCTCAGAGACCACTTTGATCTCGCCCAGATACAAACGATTGTCTTCGTTTACCTGATTCTTATTCCAATTTTCGCGATTTCTTGTAAATGCTGACGGGGATTTACGACCACATTTTTACCGGCGATCAACCGGCGATGTTGATTTGCAAAAGAAAACCGCACATGATGAAAACCTTTGCGGTTGCTCATTAACGAGAACACTGCTAAAAATAATGAAGGCGCTGGTAACTCTATTCTTATCCTtattgtcaaaaataataaGGTGACTATGTGACTGATGTCACATTGTCAcatggtgtttttattttctaatatgTTTACTGTAGTAAGATCAGTATTTACAAATTTAGTCAAATGTTTTAAACTGCTATGATTTTTACATGGCAAAATATTATGAGAACTATATTCCTTGTGTCCATCGGGAGCATAACAGTCGGAGACCAGCTCAGCACATTGTTCCCTAACAACTGGAAGGTAATAGAATCGCTGGCAGAAGAACACCCATACATAGTGGCCCTGCTCAACGCTAATCAGCAATACGTATGCACCGGTATAACCATAAACAAGCGGACGGTTCTCACGTCAGGCCACTGCGTAGATCCGCCGCCACACTTCATTGCAGTAGCTACGGCAGTGATAATTGGAGGCGAGGGGGCAATGCGTAATTTGATTGAAGTAGCCGCCACTGTTCTGCATAACGAATACACATTCGATGTGAAGCAAACCGAACCGAACATTACCCGGGTGCATAGTAACATAGCCCTCGTATTTGCAGTAAGGCCTGTCCTTATGCATTTCATGACACCAGCCGAAATAGCTAATCACTATGCCACAGAATTGAGAGATACGCGGATGACAGTGGTCGGCTATGGTGAACTCTATACTGGTACAATAGTTTTGCAGCGACAGGCTTACAATCAAACCCCATGTTCGAATCCAAAATGGTACTACTGTGTATGTGGATTGGAAGATTCAGTTGACATTCTCGGGACGTACGAAAAAGAATTTGGCGAAGGAGCGCCTGTGTTACTCGACAAAAAAGTTGTAGCAATAGCGGCGACCCCTAGCGGTTCTATGATCGAACCAAAGGGTGACGTTAAGTATAACATTTTCACTGTCATCGGACCGTACCTCTCATGGATTGATAAAAGTCAGACCGTTACAAATCTTAAGTTACATGCTCTGATAAATAGCAGTGACACGCACAAAgaagtattaattaaatatatcctTATATTGCttgttattactattttaataaacacagaTGATAAtctgtgtaaaataaataattagcaGCTATTGATTGATTTGcttacaattaattaataatgtacTATTGCGATGTGGCTGGTTAGCCGATAATTGGACGGAAATTAACATTCGTGGTTAAGGTAAGCACTTTAGGCACTGATTTACTGATTATTCACCACGGGCCGCCACCGGGTAATTAGAATTACTGAAGCTTGGCTACGCCATATGTCATGACatgttgttgttataattgtaCCCACTTGCTTAATACCGTTTACGTATCAATAAATATTCGCGACGCAGCAGTCGCTTGACGTGATGATTTTTAGCTGTCGGAACTGCCATCGTCTGAACCGTACCTATATTTGAATGATCACATAGTGTGCCACAGCCCTTTTGTCTAAATACCCAGCTGGCTGTAACAAAGTATTAATACTTACCTATGTGCTCGTTATTTCTATACTGATTAATTCAGGGACTCTCAATCTTTTTATAGAGTGACTCTCTACAGATAACCTAACCCTACCTACCTGActtaaaaatgttgaaaaacccttgatattgtcatttcaaagtttaatatctccaaaacggcagaactgatttcgatgaaacatatgtaagaaccatcgctagaaaatctgctttcaaataaaaaaccgcatccaaatcggttcacccgtttcagagctatggtgccacggacagacagaaagacacagagcggtcaaacttataacaccccactttttgaGTCTGGGTTTAAAAATACCTGCTTATAGCTCTCAGTTACGTATGCAGTCGACTCAATTGTACAGCTTTGCGACGCCTCTAGATAGTGCCGCGACTCTGGGGCGTCCCGACGCACAGTTTGGGAAGCCCtgataaactaattaaattttatgattCCATTGTTTGCGGTcaaataagtaaaacaaaagTAATGTAGTTCTCAGAACCAAGACTGCACGTCCGTCAGTTAATACCTGGGCGAAAGTCAAACCTCAAGAGTCTCTCTAGCGCAGTCATTTACTTTGGTAAAGCACattacctacatatattattCTGGCAATCTTCATAAAATTGTTCTAAACAGATATACCAATCTACTGACTGTCTAATTGTAATTGCTATCGACTTACTAAAATTTACATATCATTGCATAATTCACGAGACTTAAAAATACTAAGCGAGTATCCTTAGCCTTTGACCTCTTTAAAGAAATAAGATAACGGGTCCGCGTTATGCTATTCCCGCATCACTTATCTATCTTGTACCATCAATGGTATCGCTTGTGTCGACAGTCCTAAGTTATGTAgcaaatagttatttttaagtcaaaatgaatttttttaaagtgttcgTGCGGAATATGAGTCAGTCCAAACCATGGAAACCTTTAAAGAAAGTGGGTATTATCGGTGTGCCATTCGAGAAGGGACAAAAGAAGTATGGCGTGAGCGTCGCTCCCGCAGCAATGAGGTTCGCTGGACTCCTCAACCAACTTAAGGAGATTGGTAAGATCCCTCATGTTCCTTGCAGTGAAACGTGCAAACGCAAACTGTAATAGATGGTTCCCACTGCCATTCAAACTTTGAGTTACGAGACTTGAAAGTTCGATCGCGAAAAGCTGCCAAGTTTTTGAGCATTATATCGTATGACTTCCCACAGTTAGCGAACTTACGGCATAGTATGGTGAAGCAAATATTTAACTAAGCGATCCTCGGGTTAGTCTGTAAATAAATTGCCATCTTATGCGTAGCCGAATGTCTAATTGTTATAAGAAAAATAAGTCGTGGAggaaatatttcttttatatataatttttgcaATTGATATAGGTAGTTAACCACGGATAGTTTACCAATGAAACCGGTTGATTCACggtattattttaaactatattttaaTGATATGCGTAGAAATTGCTTATTGTCGCTAGCTGCGGAAACTATGCATTTTCTTAAGATAAAAAATTGCAAGTTATCTACAAGAGCCCAATACAGAATGCTTATACAAATACTAACTTAAAATACAAAGATACTATATAACActttatttaagatttttttatcgaacagaCGGCTTAGATATAAAGGACTATGGCGACGTCGACACCCAAACATGCGACGGACGTGCCAACGTGGAGAACATGTCTGATCTGGCTCTTGTCTCGGCTTGCAACAGGAGGCTGTCGGAAAAGGTGACAGAAGTGCTCAAAGATGACAGGTTAGCCGTAACCATAGGCGGCGATCATTCTATAGGAGTTGGTAAGTCCAAATGTTGCTTTACAAAGAAACACCTTAATTTGACTCATTGAACATTAtccatttttcatttatttaatgagTAGGTGTACTTCTGTTTTATTTTCAGTTCCtgttaagtaataaaaataaagaaattgtatttaaaaaactGATAAGTTTCATGGGACACAGGAAATAAGAGGATGTTTAGACTAGGGGCAAACATATTCCTTTAGTCATAGAGATAAAAAGAAGCAATTTATGAAATTCCCCCGGACTAGGAAATAAAAGgaagtttttttgtttcatagtaGCTTTGGCCATATAATGGGTTTTTATATTAGAGTTAGGTCTTGGgattattattttgttggttAATGGTataaactaaataatttattaagaatGTACGAATATAATcggtaattaattatactacCTACGCGaacaaagttgcgggcaaaagctagttaaataaattaaagtaggtAAAATGTTAttagaacatttattttttctggCAAAGTAGGCAAAATACTATTATGAAACCAGCCTCTGCGACGATAGACTTAGCACATCTAAACCATTAAACGAGAGCAAAGGGGATATTGATGCTGCCTTTGTCTGCGGTAAATGCTAGTGTTGGCCCCCCTCACGGGGACGTTTGAAACATTATGTTGAATAGATGGATTGGATTGTTCCAGGCACGGTCGACGGTCACTATAATGTTAATGAAGACATGATCCTGATATGGGTGGACGCCCACGCTGACCTGAACACCAACAAAACCTCGGGCTCG harbors:
- the LOC141427524 gene encoding chymotrypsin-2-like, with the protein product MIFTWQNIMRTIFLVSIGSITVGDQLSTLFPNNWKVIESLAEEHPYIVALLNANQQYVCTGITINKRTVLTSGHCVDPPPHFIAVATAVIIGGEGAMRNLIEVAATVLHNEYTFDVKQTEPNITRVHSNIALVFAVRPVLMHFMTPAEIANHYATELRDTRMTVVGYGELYTGTIVLQRQAYNQTPCSNPKWYYCVCGLEDSVDILGTYEKEFGEGAPVLLDKKVVAIAATPSGSMIEPKGDVKYNIFTVIGPYLSWIDKSQTVTNLKLHALINSSDTHKEVLIKYILILLVITILINTDDNLCKINN